In Dethiosulfovibrio peptidovorans, the genomic stretch GGACCCGTACCACATCGCACCCCGCCATGGATTCCATGGCCAGGTTGATGGACGGAGTGCCACTGAGCAAGGCCCCTTCGAAACGGTAGGCCACACCGTAACTGGAGGCCAGATCCATGAGCTCGGGCAGGGCCACCGAAACTGGTCCCTTGCTGGAGCTGACCACGTGCTTCCCAGACCTGATGGCCCGCCGGATCAAGGAAAGGCCGGGCTCACCTGTTACGAGATCCGTTGGAGTCGTCTCCACCATGACCGAGACGAGATCCCCTGCAAGAAACTCCTCCAGATTCGCCGAAGCAGCATCAACCCCTGACAGGTCACCCCGTTCGTCAAGTGAGGTCAATACCTGTTCCAGGTTCAAACCGTCGGGGTTCCAGAGAGACCCTCGAGATCTGGTGACGATGGCTTTCACCACCGGGGTGAAACTGTACCGTTGAACCAAATCTTCCCCCTTTCGAATCAGTATCCGAGCCAATCCTTGCGCCACGTTTCCAAAACCGACCAAGGCAATACCCCACTCCACGACACACCCTCCTTCCTACACGAGAAGTTCGGCTATCTGAACGGCATTCAGAGCCGCACCCTTGCGGATATTGTCGGACGCCACCCACAGAGACAATCCATTCTCCAAGAATTGGGAGGCCCTTATACGTCCCACATACACGGGGTCCGTCCTCGCTGCACTTATGGCCAAAGGATAGACCGACGAATGAGGATCGTCCCGCAGGATAACTCCGGGTGCTGATCCCAAAATCTCCCGAGCCTGGTCGGGAGAGATAGCCTGATCGAACTGGGCGGTGATCGACAGGGAATGGCCCCGCATGACAGGTACTCTGGTGCAGGTACAGTCTACGCTTAGATCCGGTACGCCCATAATTTTTCGGGACTCGTTCACCATTTTCCACTCTTCGTCGGTAACCCCATCCTCGTCGAAAGTCCCCACCTGAGGGACAGCGTTGAAGGCAATCCTGTGAGGGTAGACCGAGGCCCGCCGGTCGGCAGTATCCGCCTGCCCATCCAGCACGAGGCGGCTCTCCTCTTCAAGCTCTTCCACGGCCTTCCATCCCGACCCCGACACGGACTGAAGAGTCGTAACCACGAAACGCCTTAACCTCGCCGAGCGATGCAGAGGATAGAGGACCATAACAGCGTGGATCGTCGAACAGTTGGGATTGGCGATGATCCCCTTAGACCGATGGACAGCAGAAGCTCCGTTTATCTCGGGCACCACCAAAGGCACATCTGGATCCATCCGCCAGGCCGAACTGTTGTCGATAACCACGGCTCCCCGCTCAGCGGCCACAGGTGCCCAGGTCTTGGACGTGCCTCCTCCGGCAGAAAACAGAGCCACGTCCACCCCATCGAAGCCCTCAGGGGAGACCTCAGCCACGCGCCATTCTCGACCGCAGAAATGCACCGAGCTCCCGGCAGATCGTGCCGAAGCCAAGGGACGAAGTTCGTCCACGGGATACTTTCGAGACTCCAAGGTCGCCAGCATCTCACGCCCCACCAGGCCAGTTGCTCCAAGCACAGCTACGCGCATAGGACGATCCCTCCCTCCAGGAACTTACCGTGAAGCGCCCGAACGGCCTTCACGCTATGAGTCGCCCTGATGACGCAGGTCATCGACAGAGCCGACGACAGAAACATCTCAACGGCCACTCCGATCTCCTCCAACACCGACAGGATCTGACTCGATATTTCCGGGTGATTGACGAGGCCAACCCCTACCACCGATACCCGAGAAAGTCCGTCATCCCAGCTCAGTCCCGAGGCGTTCAGCTCCCGACACACGGCCAGAGTCTCGTCCAGTAAACTCCGCCGGATCAAAAACACCGCCCGCCCCCCCTGAACGACGATCTGGGCCACGATCCCCCGCTCTGATAGAGCCCGAGCCACCCGACAGGGATCGATCGTGTCGTCAAAGGCGACCCGTGCAGCATCGTCATCCTGGCTGACCGCTCGGACAGCCGCCCGTTCCTCCACACAGTCTTTCATAATCCAGGTCCCTTCTTTCTCTTCGTCACTGGACGCAACACAGACGTTCACACCACTTCTGATCGCCATCTCCACGCTACGCGCTTGAAGCACCTGAGCCCCTGCTACAGTCATCTCCAGGCACTCGTCCCATGAGATATAGTCCAACTTTCGAGCCTTTTCAACAACCCGTGGGTCGGCGGTGTAGATACCGTCCACATCGGTGAAAATATAGCAGACATCCGCCTTCACTGCAGCCGCTACAGCAATCGCCGAAAGGTCCGATCCCCCTCGTCCCAGGGTGATAACATCACCAACTTCATCCTGGGCCTGAAACCCCGCAACCACAGGCACCATGCCTTCATTTATGGATCGAAGCAGCCGGTCAGGATCGATGGATCGGATTCGCCCTTCGCAGTGACGTCCTGAGGCCGAGATCCCTGCCTGAGCTCCACTGAAGGACAGGCTCTCCACACCGAGTTCCTGAAGAGCCATAGCAACCAAGGCGATGGATTGCTGCTCGCCCGTGGCCAGAAGCTGATCCAGCTCTCGGAGACATTGCCCACCAGGAGCAGTACGAAGAGCCAACTTCAATAGCCTATCGGTAGTGTCTCCCATGGCTGAGACCACCACTATGACCTGACTCCCCCGCTCCCAAAATCGGCTGATACGGCGAGCCACAGCGGCGATCCTCTCCGGCGAACTCACGGACGAACCACCAAACTTCAGGACAACACGCTCATGCCTGGGATCCATGAGATCTATCCTGATCGTGAAGGGCCGGTGCTGCGACGAACGAAAAACCTCGAGCAACCAAGGCACGGGCGGTACGATTGACTGCATCGTGTTTCAACAGGTAATCCCTCTGAAGCTTGTGCATCCACCCACGAGACAGGATCTCCTGCTTGGACAGAAAATAATCGGTGATCGACGCAGGATCCGACAGAGCTCCTTCTACCTCGGGATCACCTCCCTCATGCTTAGCCGATAAGTTGGACACCGAGGCTGCCAGTTCAAGCAGGTCATCCCGACGACAGTATGGCTGGCGGACAATGTGCCTCCACGGCTCGGTGATATGGTGCTCAATACGGACCGCCGACTCCAAACCCAAAGCTTTACGGATACGGGCTATAGCCAACACGGCAGACACGTCACAGGAATTGGAGAGGTTGAAGCCCACTAGAGGGGTTGAACCATCTTTCCGGGCAAGAAACCGGGCCATCATAAGTGTCCACAGAGCGGCAGCCGGGTTGTCGTTCCCCATAAAGACCGAAATCTTGAACCGAATATCCACCCCCAACCGATAGAGGAGATACCCCAGAAGGACCGTCCCGGAATTCACGTTCAGAACCTCTTGAACCCCATACTGAGTGTAGTACTGCAGAAATTCATCGATCCACCGATAGCCGTAGTCGTTAGGCTGACCGATTCCTCCGAAATACCCCGTAAGTGTTTCAGGGCCACCCAAATGGATATTGGAGCCATCGGTTCCCCGAGTATCCAGAGATTCCACCAGGCTAGCACCCATGATCTTCATAGAGGCTGCCACTGCGGGGAGGTCGCCGTTGTCCTTGACCTGTTCTGCCATATTACGAACTCGGATGAATCGGCCAGGCATCACCTCTCGCTTCTCAAGAGCCTGCTCGGCCTCGGCTATCAACCAGGGAAAGAACTGGAGAGCACTGATCTCGAGGGTAACTGCTCGACGTTCGTCTACGCTCGAATCGGTTTCATCTCGAGACACCGACCGGCAGAACTCGTCCATCGAAACGAAATCCCCCTTATCACGCTGCTCCCTGAGCCACAGGACATCCTTAAGATAAGGAGAGCTCTCGGCATCAAGACGTCCTAAAAGGGAATCCAGGGCCCCAGCTTCCCTGGCTCTCGCGTTGATTTCTTCAGGCGTCCCGTAGGGGGCCATGACCTCCAACAACCGCGAAACAACCGGGTTCGACTCATCAAGTAGATACTCCGAAACAGCCTGCACCGCCACCGGATCAAAAGAAAGACTCTCTCTCATATGTGCTCACTCTCCTGACGATAAGCATACAAAAAAGCCGGATCCCCCTGTAAAGGTGACCCGGCCTGGATGAACGCCTGATGCGTACGTACAGCTACGCGCCGACTCTTCCAGAAGGGTCGCCGAACATGGTAGTGCACGTAGTTACAACCTTGAAACCCCACAGATACGTGGTCACGACGACATCACCTCCTGAAAGTAAAAGACTCTATCGAAACGAATAATAGGAAAGGATACATTACCTTGCACTCTCTGTCAAGCAATTGTCGTTGCTCAGTGTAGGTGTTCAATACATTTGTTACACCGAGGAGGCAAAGACTCCTCGTTCCTTAAATCACGGCGATACAGGATCGGATTCCTGGGAAAACAAAATTTTGATAATTCCATGTTGATCTTCAGGCCCGAAACACTTCAAGTTTTCTCGCAGGACAGTTCTCTTATTGGGAGCATCAAATGGATAGGAAGCATGAGGGATATTTACATCGAGATCAAATGCATAGCTAGTGAATGCTTTGACAATATTGCTACCAGACAGCCCATCACGTGTATCTCCCAATACGTCTGATGCATGAGTCAAAAACATACTTGGTATTCCGTACACTGAAGTTTCCTTTGGAGGTTGACGCAGAGTTCACCGGCGAGTGAAACGACTTGTTGGACGAAATCGTTATGTGAAGAGATCGAATACAAATCTTTTTATACCACAATATTGAAAATTATTTTTATTTTCATAGACATGCCCAGTCGTTCCATTGCATTCTCAAGAAAAGAGGGGGGCATCATGCTGTTTTCAAAAACAGCATGATGCCCCCCTGATTTATTTAGTTATATTTCAATCTTTTTTCTTATTTATTTCACTTCAAACACAAGAGTAGTACCATTAAATAAATTTTCGCAATCGCCATTACCCTTTTCTGTTACCTCACTTTTTAGAAACCATAATCCTTTTTTAAGGGGCTGAAAGTAAAACCTGCCCTGCAAGTCACTCTTTGCATAAGCTGCAAATGCCATATTTACTTTTGAATGATCATAGCCTTCGCCAACTTTTGCATATCCTCCAAAACTCCCGAAAATTTCAGCAAGTTTAGCTGGTTTTCCATCCAAAGTAATTTTAAATTCAAGTAAATTCCCAACCCTTAAATCATTTATGCTATCAAAAAGTGGGGTTATCTCA encodes the following:
- a CDS encoding aspartate-semialdehyde dehydrogenase, whose amino-acid sequence is MRVAVLGATGLVGREMLATLESRKYPVDELRPLASARSAGSSVHFCGREWRVAEVSPEGFDGVDVALFSAGGGTSKTWAPVAAERGAVVIDNSSAWRMDPDVPLVVPEINGASAVHRSKGIIANPNCSTIHAVMVLYPLHRSARLRRFVVTTLQSVSGSGWKAVEELEEESRLVLDGQADTADRRASVYPHRIAFNAVPQVGTFDEDGVTDEEWKMVNESRKIMGVPDLSVDCTCTRVPVMRGHSLSITAQFDQAISPDQAREILGSAPGVILRDDPHSSVYPLAISAARTDPVYVGRIRASQFLENGLSLWVASDNIRKGAALNAVQIAELLV
- a CDS encoding aspartate kinase gives rise to the protein MDPRHERVVLKFGGSSVSSPERIAAVARRISRFWERGSQVIVVVSAMGDTTDRLLKLALRTAPGGQCLRELDQLLATGEQQSIALVAMALQELGVESLSFSGAQAGISASGRHCEGRIRSIDPDRLLRSINEGMVPVVAGFQAQDEVGDVITLGRGGSDLSAIAVAAAVKADVCYIFTDVDGIYTADPRVVEKARKLDYISWDECLEMTVAGAQVLQARSVEMAIRSGVNVCVASSDEEKEGTWIMKDCVEERAAVRAVSQDDDAARVAFDDTIDPCRVARALSERGIVAQIVVQGGRAVFLIRRSLLDETLAVCRELNASGLSWDDGLSRVSVVGVGLVNHPEISSQILSVLEEIGVAVEMFLSSALSMTCVIRATHSVKAVRALHGKFLEGGIVLCA